In Hydrogenovibrio thermophilus, the following are encoded in one genomic region:
- the yhbY gene encoding ribosome assembly RNA-binding protein YhbY has translation MPQTKKLSNNQKRFLRGIAHGLNPVILIGANGLTDNLMQELETTLSHHELLKIKMASAERADRKDIVDYILQQTGAELVQSIGKTVVIFRQNEDSELQLPK, from the coding sequence ATGCCACAGACCAAAAAACTTTCAAATAATCAAAAACGATTCTTACGAGGGATTGCACACGGACTGAACCCGGTCATCCTGATCGGAGCCAATGGTTTAACGGACAACTTGATGCAGGAACTGGAAACGACCTTATCGCATCACGAATTGTTAAAAATCAAAATGGCGTCAGCGGAAAGAGCCGACCGAAAAGACATCGTTGATTACATCCTGCAACAAACCGGAGCCGAACTGGTGCAATCCATCGGTAAAACCGTGGTGATTTTCCGTCAAAACGAAGACTCGGAATTACAACTCCCGAAATAA
- the rlmE gene encoding 23S rRNA (uridine(2552)-2'-O)-methyltransferase RlmE, translating into MARSKSSAGWLKEHFDDYYVNKAKQEGWRSRAIYKLQEIDEKDQLFRKGMTVIDLGAAPGGWSQWTTHKVGEEGRVFALDILPVEPFAGVTFIQGDFQEDEVYQALLDALDGREVDLVMSDMAPNMTGNKGIDIPRAMYLVELCVDLAEQVLKPNGDLLMKVFQGEGYDQLLSRLRQQYQKVLTRKPKASRPRSKEIYVLARGKKP; encoded by the coding sequence ATGGCAAGAAGTAAATCCAGCGCAGGCTGGCTGAAAGAACATTTTGACGACTACTATGTGAACAAAGCCAAACAAGAGGGTTGGCGTTCACGGGCGATTTATAAGCTACAGGAAATCGACGAAAAAGATCAATTGTTCCGAAAGGGGATGACGGTCATCGATCTGGGAGCCGCGCCGGGTGGTTGGTCACAATGGACGACCCATAAGGTTGGCGAAGAAGGTCGGGTGTTTGCATTGGATATTCTTCCGGTGGAACCTTTTGCTGGGGTGACGTTTATTCAGGGTGACTTTCAGGAAGATGAGGTCTACCAGGCATTACTGGATGCGCTGGACGGCCGGGAAGTCGATTTGGTGATGTCTGACATGGCGCCGAATATGACCGGTAATAAAGGCATTGATATTCCTCGCGCCATGTATTTGGTGGAATTGTGTGTCGATTTGGCTGAGCAGGTTCTGAAACCGAATGGCGATTTGTTGATGAAAGTGTTTCAGGGAGAAGGTTACGATCAATTACTGAGTCGCCTGCGGCAGCAGTACCAAAAGGTATTGACACGAAAACCTAAGGCGTCCCGCCCCAGAAGCAAAGAGATATACGTTTTGGCCAGAGGCAAGAAACCCTGA
- the ftsH gene encoding ATP-dependent zinc metalloprotease FtsH: MLKNILIWTVVATVMLSIFNHFSGQKLMGSSSQLAYSDFIDRVRDGSVSQVSIEGGTIHGVFTDGKAFTTYNPGDAGLMGDLLNNNVKVTARPPEKQSLLMQIFISWFPMLLLIAIWIFFMRSMSGGLGGKGGPMSFGKSKARMLTDDQVKVTLEDVAGADEAKEEVGEIVDFLRDPEKYQNLGGNIPRGVLMVGPPGTGKTLLAKAIAGEAKVPFFSISGSDFVEMFVGVGASRVRDMFEQAKAHSPCIIFIDEIDAVGRSRGAGMGGGNDEREQTLNQMLVEMDGFEGSEGVIVIAATNRADVLDPALLRPGRFDRQVTVGLPDVRGREQILKVHMRKVPLSDDVKPALIARGTPGFSGADLANLVNEAALFAARNNDRLVTQAHFEKAKDKILMGVERKSMVMSEEEKKLTAYHEAGHAIVGYSVPEHDPVYKVSIMPRGRALGVTMYLPEEDSYSYSKRKLESQLSSLYGGRIAEEMIFGADAVTTGASNDIMRATQIARNMVTKWGLSDKLGPLMYEEEDNGSLMGSSRNANVSGEISKEIDVEIRNFIDRNYQRAEQILTDKIDVLHAMADALMQYETIDSDQIKNLMEGKEPGEPKDWQERSGGDDSSSTPVLSDEAETPTGDTKTDLSSGDSVEGGEPKLH; the protein is encoded by the coding sequence ATGTTGAAAAATATTTTGATTTGGACAGTGGTGGCCACGGTGATGCTGTCCATCTTTAACCATTTCAGCGGTCAAAAATTGATGGGAAGCAGTTCCCAGTTGGCGTACTCGGATTTTATCGACCGTGTTCGTGATGGTTCTGTCAGTCAGGTTTCGATTGAAGGAGGCACGATTCACGGTGTCTTCACCGACGGAAAAGCTTTTACGACCTATAACCCGGGCGATGCCGGCTTGATGGGTGATTTGCTGAATAATAACGTTAAGGTAACGGCGCGTCCGCCGGAAAAGCAAAGTTTGTTGATGCAGATTTTCATTTCCTGGTTCCCGATGTTGTTGTTGATCGCCATTTGGATTTTCTTCATGCGCTCCATGAGTGGTGGCTTGGGCGGTAAAGGTGGCCCGATGTCGTTTGGGAAAAGTAAAGCGCGCATGTTGACCGACGATCAGGTGAAAGTGACCTTGGAAGACGTGGCCGGAGCGGATGAAGCGAAAGAGGAAGTTGGTGAGATTGTCGACTTTCTGCGTGACCCGGAAAAATATCAGAACCTCGGTGGGAATATTCCGCGTGGTGTCTTGATGGTTGGACCTCCGGGGACAGGTAAAACTTTGCTGGCGAAAGCGATTGCCGGGGAAGCCAAGGTGCCGTTTTTCAGTATTTCCGGTTCCGATTTCGTGGAAATGTTTGTCGGGGTGGGTGCCTCGCGTGTACGGGATATGTTTGAGCAAGCCAAGGCGCACTCGCCTTGTATCATCTTTATCGACGAGATTGACGCCGTTGGGCGCAGTCGTGGTGCCGGCATGGGCGGCGGAAACGATGAACGTGAGCAGACGTTGAACCAGATGTTGGTGGAGATGGACGGTTTCGAAGGCAGTGAGGGTGTGATTGTAATCGCTGCGACCAACCGTGCGGATGTGTTGGATCCGGCCTTGTTGCGTCCTGGTCGTTTCGACCGCCAGGTAACGGTGGGCTTGCCGGATGTGCGAGGCCGTGAACAGATTTTGAAAGTGCATATGCGTAAAGTTCCCTTGTCGGATGATGTTAAGCCGGCGTTGATTGCGCGAGGGACACCAGGCTTTTCCGGGGCGGATTTGGCAAACCTGGTCAATGAAGCCGCTTTGTTTGCGGCTCGTAACAATGACCGTCTGGTGACGCAAGCGCATTTTGAAAAAGCCAAAGACAAAATCCTGATGGGGGTTGAGCGTAAGAGCATGGTGATGAGTGAGGAGGAGAAGAAACTCACTGCTTATCATGAAGCTGGGCACGCCATTGTCGGTTATTCGGTGCCGGAGCATGATCCCGTCTATAAGGTCAGTATCATGCCGCGTGGTCGTGCACTGGGTGTGACCATGTATCTGCCGGAAGAAGACTCCTACAGTTACAGCAAACGTAAGTTGGAAAGTCAGTTGTCGAGTCTGTACGGTGGGCGGATTGCCGAGGAGATGATTTTCGGTGCCGACGCGGTCACGACCGGCGCAAGTAATGACATTATGCGCGCAACGCAAATTGCTCGCAACATGGTCACCAAGTGGGGGTTGTCCGATAAGCTTGGGCCTTTGATGTATGAAGAAGAGGATAATGGTTCCTTGATGGGGTCGTCGCGTAACGCGAATGTGTCCGGTGAAATCTCCAAGGAAATCGATGTCGAGATTCGTAATTTCATTGATCGCAACTATCAGCGTGCCGAGCAGATTTTGACCGATAAAATCGATGTGTTGCATGCCATGGCGGATGCGTTGATGCAATATGAAACCATTGATTCGGATCAAATTAAAAACCTGATGGAAGGTAAAGAGCCGGGTGAACCGAAGGATTGGCAGGAGCGATCCGGTGGTGACGATTCTTCTTCTACACCGGTATTGAGTGATGAAGCTGAAACACCGACCGGTGACACCAAAACGGATTTGTCTTCGGGTGATTCCGTTGAGGGCGGCGAGCCGAAACTACATTGA
- the folP gene encoding dihydropteroate synthase yields MTLIEKLHDSGLERPLVMGILNVTPDSFSDGGRFVSKDAVRRQVDAMVAAGADMIDIGGESTRPGAPEVSLQEELDRVLPVMEWVKSHCDAYVSVDTYKPQVMKESIALSVDMINDINALESDGAVELVADSGVAVCLMHKKGTPKNMQANPVYENGVFNEVFKYLAARADACVQQGVKPEAITLDPGFGFGKTLTHNIELFERLEMFSELQYPLLVGVSRKRMIGELLGDVPVDERVIGSVAAASLAALKGAKILRVHDVAETVQALKVTMALL; encoded by the coding sequence GTGACATTGATTGAAAAATTGCATGATTCCGGCTTGGAGAGACCGCTGGTAATGGGGATTTTGAATGTAACCCCGGATTCGTTTTCGGATGGCGGACGATTTGTATCGAAAGATGCCGTTCGTCGTCAGGTGGATGCGATGGTGGCGGCCGGTGCGGATATGATTGATATTGGTGGGGAATCGACCAGGCCTGGTGCGCCGGAAGTATCGCTGCAAGAAGAGCTGGACCGCGTTTTACCAGTAATGGAATGGGTTAAAAGCCATTGTGATGCTTATGTTTCCGTCGATACCTATAAGCCCCAGGTCATGAAAGAGTCGATTGCACTTTCGGTGGATATGATTAATGACATCAATGCCTTGGAGTCGGATGGCGCGGTTGAGTTGGTCGCTGATTCCGGAGTGGCGGTGTGTCTGATGCATAAAAAAGGTACGCCGAAAAATATGCAGGCCAACCCCGTGTATGAAAACGGTGTTTTCAACGAGGTTTTCAAGTATTTGGCGGCTCGAGCAGATGCTTGTGTGCAGCAGGGTGTTAAACCGGAGGCGATTACCTTGGATCCCGGTTTTGGGTTCGGTAAAACATTAACGCATAATATTGAGCTGTTTGAGCGACTTGAGATGTTTTCTGAATTACAATACCCACTGCTTGTCGGGGTGTCACGTAAACGCATGATTGGGGAGTTGTTGGGCGATGTGCCGGTAGATGAACGTGTCATCGGCAGTGTGGCCGCCGCGTCACTAGCGGCTTTGAAGGGCGCTAAAATTTTACGGGTGCACGATGTGGCCGAAACGGTTCAGGCGCTGAAAGTGACTATGGCATTGTTGTAA